A region of the Mycobacterium sp. NBC_00419 genome:
TCTCGGAGGGCCCGCTAGGCCGAGGCCCCTGGGTTCAGGCGGGCTTTCTGGCCGATAAGCCGGCTGCAGAGTAGATCGCGTCGATGACCGTCATGTTCTCGACGGCCTCGGCCGGTGTGGTCTTCACCGGTTCACCGCGCAGTACCGCGGCGGCGAAAGCTTCGAGCTGATCGGCGTAGAGGCTGCGCAAGGCGAAGCGCTCCACCCGTTTACCCTCGCCTGTTCGAACGGTGAACCGCTGGAACGGCGCCAGCGGGTTGAGCCGCAACTCCCCGCGATCGCCGACGATCTTGGCGCTGAAGTGCGGCAGGTCCTTCGACCACAGCGAGCAGCGCAGCCGGCCGGTAAGCCCGCCGGCGAACCGCAATTCGGCCGTCATGGCACGGTCCACTTCGGGACTGCGTAATTGGGCCTGGGCGGAAACCACTTCCGGGGTCGAACCACCGAAGGTGCGCACCAGGTCGACGACGTAACAGCCGAGATCCATCAAGGATCCGCCGCCCATGGAGTATTCGTAGCGGACATTGGAGAACTTCGGGAGCCAAAAACAATTGGCCGCCTCGATGCGTTGCAGGGTGCCCAACTCCCCCGAGGCGATAATCGCATGGACCCGCGCGGCGAACGGGAGATAGCGGTAGTACAACCCCTCCATCACCACCCTGCCCGATGCGCTGGTGAGCTCGGCGATCTCGCGAGCCTCGTCAGCGTTGGCTGTCAGTGGCTTCTCGCACAACACGTGCTTGCCTGCAGACAGTGCGGCGCGTGTCCATTTGCCGTGCAAGGCATTCGGTAGCGGGTTGTAGACGGCATCCACGTCAGGATCGGCGAGCAGAGCCTCGTAGCTGTCGTGTACGCGCGCGATGCCGTACTTGGTCGCGAACTCCTCGGCACGTGACACATCCCGGGCCGCCACCGCGGCAACCACAACGTCGGTGCGCCCCTTGGCGGGTTTGATCACCACTGCGGGCGCGACATGCGCCGCGCCGAGTACGCCGATCCGTACCGGCGTACCACTGTCAGCCATCGGCGATTGCTAGCTCTGGAGCCTGCCTCTTGAGCCGACCGCTACTTGCGCCAGAAGACGCCGGTGCCGTCGATGTTGACGATCTCCCCGGTGATCCCGTGCTTGGTCCGGTAGTCGGTGACCGCCTGCTCGCATGCTTTCACCGCGAGATAGTCATCGACGATGCAGAACCCACCCGGCGACAGCCGCGGGTAGAGCGCGTCGAGTCCCTGGATGGTGGATTCGTAGAGATCGCCGTCCAGCCGGAGCACCGAGATGCTCTCGATTGGGGCATCAGCCAGCGTGTCCTTGAACCAACCGGGCAGGAAGCGCACCTGGTCGTCGAGCAGGCCGTAGCGCTCGAAGTTGGACCGGACCTCGGCTTCGGACACACCCAGAATTCCGGCGGCGAACTCCGCCCGGATGCCCTTATCGGCCTTGTAGTTATCCGGATCCGACTTGGGCACACCCTGGAACGAGTCGGCCAGCCATACCGAGCGAGTGTGGTCGTCGTAGGCCGCGAGCACCGCACGCATGAGGATGCACGCGCCGCCGCGCCAGACCCCGCACTCGATGAGATCGCCGGGGATGTCTTCCTTGATGACGGTCTCGACGGCTTCCTGCAGGTTCGTCAGCCGCTTCATCCCGATCATCGTCTCGGCCTCGGCCGGCCAGTCCAGACCCAGTTCGCGCTGATTGCGGCCACGCGCGTCCGAGCCGGAGAGCCGCGGCAGGACGTTGTTGACCGTCTTGAGCAGCAGCCGGCGCCGCAGCGGCCACTCCGAGGGAATCCGCTCGTGCATCCCGTACCGGGTCAGATTGCGCCGAAGCAGGTCAAGGTACAGAGAACGAACGTCGGGTTGGGTGATGGTCAAGACCTGTTCCTGTCTCACATGCCAGCGTGTCGGCGCTGAGTGTAGAGCCGACGCGACGTTTGCTTAAGAGTTTTCGAAGATTTGACGGTTGAGTTAGCCAAGACGCCCGACGGCAAACTTCTCGACGTGGTCGGCGGCAGCGGCCACGCTGTGCGCCGGCCCGTCCATCTGCGCGGCGATACTGCGGGCTCGAACGGCGTAGTCCGGGGCGAGGATCGTGCGCAGGTCGGCCAGCAAGGTCTTCTCGTTGGCGGTGGAAAAGCGTCGCGCGGTTCCCACCTTGAGCCGTTTGATCGCCGCCCCCCAGATCACCTGGACGTCGGCCATCCACAGGATCAGCGTCGGAACCCCCGCACGCATGCTCGCAGCGGTGGTACCCGCTCCGCCGTGGTGCACGACGGCCCGACAGGCCGGAAAGACCGTCGCGTAGTTCACCGCGCCGACCACCTTGACGTGGTCGAACTGCGGGGCACTGCTGAAGTCGGTCCAGCCGGCACACAGCAAGGCGCGCTCACCGAGCTGCGAGCACACCGACGCGATCATGGCGAGCATCTCGGCCGGTGACTGCACCGGGATGCTCCCGAATCCGAAACAGATGGGCGGGCTGCCCGCCGCGATCCACGAGGCCACGTCGTCGTCGGCGGCGGTGGCCAACTCCAATGTGAGGGTGCCGACGAAGGGGCGCTGCCCGCCCCAGCTCTCCCACTCCGCTGCCAGCCCCGGAAAGCACACGTCGTCATAGGCCTGAATCTCCATCGCACGGCGCTCGGCGATGCGCCGCGATACCGGCCCTTTGACCGGCGGCAGGCGCAACTCCCGGCGTTGGGCGTCCTCGACCTTCTTCAGCCCCAACCACACCAGCCACTCGTAAGCCTTCATCGCGGCACGCGTCACCGGTGCGGGCAGCTTCGGAACGAGATGGCCGTTGACGCGGATCGGGAACCACAGCAGCGTGGCCAGCGGGATGTCGTGATAGTCGGCGACATTGATCGCGAGTTCCTCATAGCTCACCCCGGTGATGATCAGATCGGCGTCCGCGGTCAGCGCCGTGAGCATCGTGCTCATCTCTGCCCACGCCCGGGCGCCTGGTTCGCGCGACTCCTGAAAGTGCTTCTTGACGTCGCGGACCCGCCAGAAGTTGCGGAAGAAGTAGGCCCAGAAGTCACGGGTGTCTTCCAGCCACGCCTGCGTGTCCGGGCCATACGCGACCGCCGAGAGCCCGACGGATTCGACCGACCCGATGAGATCGGGCGGCACCGCCATGCACACCTGGTGGCCACGGCGCATGAGTTCGCGACCCAGCGCGATCCCGGGTTCGACGTCTCCGCGGGTTCCGTAGAAAGCCAGCACAACTTTCATCGCGTGATCGTGGCCCTTCACTTTCGGTGCTCAAGCTGCAGATGAATGTCGGCGGATCGCGTGACGCCGCCCAGCCGCCCCGGAGCGTAACCCGCTCCCCGGATGGTCGACGATGAATCACCACGGATTTGGTCGGGGCAACCGCATAATTAGCCGAGCCGAAGCTTGGGTCGACTACTGTGAGGTGTCGAATGGTTCGATCCCGCGCCGATCACATGTCGTTGTGAGCCTCCGGTCGTCACGGGCGAACCCTTTTTCATCGGAGGCTATTCAGTGGAAGAACGGATACGTCCCGTACGCGTATCCCGAACTCGCCATGAATCAATAGGCCGCGCCGAGCCCGACAATCAACTTGCGTTGCTGGATCAAGCCTTCTTCGAGGGCCATCGCGCCGCCGGCCAGCGGGAGGTCATGCAGGTCGGCTGGCTTTATCAGCACGCCGTCGACTTCGATGAGCTGAAGCGCTTTCACTACAACCTCGGTTACGGGTTGTTGGGACGGCTCATCGAGCGGTCCCCGCTGCCGTTCGGCCGGCACCGGTGGGTCTCGGATCACCGGCCGTCGGAAATCGACATTGCCGAGGCTCCCCGCGACCGCTCTGAGCTCGTCGACTGGTTCGACGAATGCACGCAGGTACCTGTCGATCCGGAGTGGGGGCCGGGCTGGCGGCTGAGCGTCGTCTCGCTCACCGACGGCTCGACCGCGATCAGCCTGGTGCTGTCCCACTACGTGATCGACGGCATCGGCGGCGCCATCGCCGTCACCGAGGCGATCCTCGGCCTGCCCCGCGACCTCGGCTACCCGCCGCCACGGTCGCGCACCCGCCTGCACGCGCTGGTGCAGGACAGCGCCGCATCGGCGCGCGACGCGTTCGCAGTCACCAAGGCGCTGGCCGTCGCGGTCAAAGGGATCCGGAGTCGGGTGGACGACGTCGTTCGCGCGAAGGCATCTCGGCCCGACACCACGCCCGGCGGCGACGCCGACGAACCCGTCACCATGCCCAATGTCTGGATCCGGATCAAGCTGGACGAATGGAATGCGCGCGCCGAGGATCTCGGCGGAACGGCCAGCACGCTTGCCGCAGCGTTCACCGCGCGACTCGACATGCATATGGGCCGCCAACACGGCGACGCTGACGGCGTCACCTTGCTGCTGGTCGTCAACGACCGCACCGAGAACGACGCACGGGCGATCGCAGTGTCGTTCGTCCGCGCCACCATCGATCCCGCAGACGTGACGACAGACCTGCGCGGCGCCCGCACCGCCATCAAAAACGCACTGGCAGCTCACCGGACGGCCCCGGACCAATCCTTACAACTCGCTGCGCTGACACCGTTCACGCCAAATCGGACCTGGCGCTTGCTGATCGACTCGGCGCTGTCCGACCCCGAGCATCCGGCCGTGTGTTCCAACCTCGGCGACACCGGCTCGGCGGCGATCCGTCCCGACGGCACGCTGTGCGACGACGTGTTCGCGCGGGGAGCAAGCCAACACCTGACGAAGCGCTGGCTCGAGCGAATCGGCAGCCAGCTGCATCTCTTCTACGGCACGTCGGTCGAGATCAACCGGGTGGGCATCTACATCAGCGGCTACCAGCCCGGCTCAGTGACCGACAGGGCCGCATTGCGCGATATCGCGACCCGCACGCTGGCGGAGTTCGGCCTCACTGCCGAGATCGACTGACGGAACGCTCGCTCGAAGCTAGGTCCACGTCCCACGACGCCGATGTAGCAGCGCGAGCCCGCCCAATACGAGCTTGATGAGGAACGGCGGCATGGCGCGGTTGATATTGCGATAGCGTCCGTGATCCTCGAACACCATCCGAAATCCTCGTTCGGCGCTCCGGTATTGCTCGAAGACGTGGTCCAACTTTGTTGGGTCCCAAGGCTCGTCGCACGCCGCAGCGCTCATCGACTCGTAGACCGAAGACAGCCAGTCGGTCCCGAACGGTTCCGGCACCGGACCTATCCGCCGATGATGGTGCAGGTCTGAGGTCAGGAACTCGTCGATGACCGGTTCGTCGCGGGCATCGAGATCAACCGAGAGTGCCACGGCTGCCCGTTTCATCTCCCGGCGCCAGTCCTCCAAGAGGTTGGTGTAGTCGAGGAACACTCTGGGGATTCCGCGGGTGTTGCGCTCGGCGAGCAGGGTGAACTTGAGCCACCATGCGCTGGTCAGCGCGGCCGAGTTCCGAACGTAGCGCTGCTGGCTGCTCCGTCTCTCGAGCGATCCGACCACCTCATCCGGGTGTCGTATCGCAATGATGGCCGCGACGTCGAAGCCCGCCAGCCCCGCAGCCTCGAACCACAGGTCCGTCAGCATCGTGATCTTCGGCTCCTTGATCACTACCAGGGGCGCATCCGGCAACGAGGCCAGGTACGCCCTGATCTTGGCGATCCAGGTGGCTCGCTCGCGCTCGTCGAACACACCCTCCTCCTGCATGCGCAGGGTCGGGTCGTAGCCGGAGCTGCCATGGCTACGGAGAATTGATTCGTTGAGATGGATCGCGGCACGTGGTTCGAAGCAGCCGCGCGGATTGTCCGAGGTTGCGCCCAACAGCCCGGCAGGAAGAGTAGCGCCGCACAGCGACAGCACCCGCGCAAGTGCAGAGGTCCCAGAGCGGCCGAAGCCCAGTACGAACAAGAGGACCGGCCGCGATCCCGACTCCCGACTTCCGGTCACAGCGACACAATAGGGTGCGATCATCAGCTCGCAAGAGAATTCTCCGTAAGTCGTCTCATCGGAATCCAACATGCGGGTCGGCTACTCTCTCGTGGTGAATCGGTTCGAGCCCGAAAGGGTCCAGACCGTTCCGCGCGACGTTGCGCCGTCTGACACCGGACTGCGCGCCACACTGCGGCACGGACGAACCCTGTCTCATCGGAGGCTTGTTAGTGGCAGGACGGCTACGCCGCGAGCGTAAGGCGCTCAACGATGGCGCTTCGAAAGACGAAGCACCAGTGGACAATAGACTCGTATTGATGGACCAGGCGTTCTATGCCGGCCATCGCGCCGCCGGCCAGAACGAGGTCATGCAGGTCGCGTGGATATACGAACGCCCCGTCGATATGGTTGCGCTCAAGCGCTTTCACCACGACCTCGCCTACGGCCTATTGGGGCGGCGCATCGAACGCTCCCCGCTGCCATTCGGGCGGTACCGCTGGGTGTGGGACAAGCAACCGACTGAACTGGACATCGCCGACACCCCCCGACCCCGAGGCGAATTGGCCGACTGGCTCGACGAGCGTTCGCAACTGCCGATCGATCCGGAAAGCGGACCCGGCTGGCGACTATCCGTCGTGTCCTTCACCGACGGCACGGCCGCCGCCACCCTGGTGATCTCGCACTATGTCGTGGACGGCATCGGCGCTGTCGTCGGTGTTGCACTGGCGGCCATGGGCGACACCAGCGGCCAGGGCTACCCACCTCCACGATCACGGTCATGGACGCGCGCACTGGTCCAGGACACCGCCGACACGGTGCGGAGTATCCCCGCAGCCACGCGGGCACTGGTCGCGGCGGCCAAGGAAGCCCAGCGGCGACAGACGGACAAGGCGCGAGAGCAGCCGGTCACCGTGCCGGCCCGCGACGCCGGTCTGGATACGCCCGTGACGGTGCCGTCCATGTGGATTCGGATGAACATGGATGAGTGGAACTCCCGTGCGGAGGCTCTCGGTGGCACGAGCAGCACGCTCGCCGTCGCCCTCACCGCGAGAATCGACCAGCTGATGGGGCGCCGACACGGCGATACCGACGACATCAAGATGCTGCTGCTCGTCAACGACCGCACCCTGGGCGATGTGCGAGCGGTCGCGGTGTCGTTTGCGCGCCTCGATATCGACCCGACCGATCTGACGACGGATCTCACCGGCGCCCGAACCGCCGTGAAGCGTGGGCTGAAGGCTCTGAAGGAAACTCGCGACGACTCAATCGACTTTGTCGCGCTCACTCCCTTCACCCCGAAGCGGGCCTGGACTCAGCTCATCGAGTACGCACTCAACGATCCCGATCAACCAGCCGTGTGCTCCAACCTGGGCGACACCGGACCCGCCGTGATCCGTGCAGACGGCCAGCCAAGTGACTCGGCCTTCGCGCGCGGGACGAGCCAACACATGACGCAGCGGTGGCTCGAACGGATCGGCAGTCAGCTGAACCTCTACTTCGGGACTTCTGTCGAGATGAACAAGGTCGGCCTGCATGTCCGCGGCTACCATCCGGGGTCGGTCACCACCAAAGACGAACTGCGGGTCGTCGTGGAACAAGCCTTGGTTGACTTCGGCCTGACGGGCCAGCTCGACTGACCGATCAGCACTACCGCGCGCCGAACTCCTGGCGGTCATCGGAGTCTGATTCGTTCTGGTCCTTCTGGGTCTTCTGAGCGTGGGCCACTTCCTGCGCGGTATAGCCGATCAGGAGTGCGACCCCGATCATCAGGACGACAACGGCACCAAGCCACATGAGGCCATAGGTATAGCCGTGGTCAAGTGCATCCAGCTGCGCGTCATTCATCGCCGTCGTGGGCCCGTTCGTACCACCCAGGCGCATATTGCGCGTCGTGATCATCACCTGGACGGCAACCAGCACCAGCGGACCGCCGAGGCTCTGCAACATCACCGACACGGCCGAGGCAGGCCCGATCCGGTCGGAGCCGACGCTGGCGATCAATGACAACCCGAGCGGAACGTTGATCAAGCCCAGACCGATGGCCCCAACCGTCATGGGTACCAACAGATTGGGGAAGTAAGACAGATCCCGGTTGATCGTTGAGCCGTAGAGGATGGCACCCAGCAGCAGGACGGCGCCGGCGATGACGACCACCCGCGGCGAGAAGCGCATCACCGCCCGCGACGCCGCCGCGGTTCCCACCGCCATGGCGATGGTGAACGGGATGAAGCTGATGCCAGCAGCCAGCGGGGTGTAACCCATGATGTTCTGCACGTAGAGCGCGATGACGACCGTCAAGGTGAAACCGACACCCCGAACCAGAAACATCGACGCGAAGGTGGCCACGCGACTGCGGTCGAGAAACAGGCTCAATGGGACAACCGGGTTGGGCGCCGTCCGCTCGACCATCGCGAACACCAGGAAGCCGACGAGGGCCAGCGCGGCGGAGCCGAGCACCCAGACCGACAACCATCCCTTCTCGGGCCCCATCGACAAGCCGAACACGGTGGCGGTGCAGACCACAGTGGCCAACGCCGCCCCGGCGGCGTCGAGCTTCATCCGTTCTTTCTCGGTTTCCTGCAGCATGGTGCGCCCCAGGTAGATGACCAGCAGGCCGATCGGCACGTTGACCAGGAACGCCAATCGCCACGACACTCCGGTCAGCATGCCGCCGACTACCAGTCCGAGGACCGCGCCGAGACTGGCCATCGCACCGAACACCGCGGCAGCGGCATTGCGGCTCGGCCCCTTGGGAAACGTCGTGGCCACCAGCGCCATACACGTGGGGGCGACGATCGCGGCTGCCGCGCCGTGCAGCAGGCGGGCGACGACCAGGGAGCCGCCATCCCAGGCGATACCGCAGAGCACCGAGGCGGCGGTGAACAGTGCGACCCCGCCGATGAAGGTCCGCCTGCGGCCGATGGTGTCGCCGAGGCGGCCACCCAGCAGGATGAGGCCGCCGAAGGTCAGCATGTAGGCGGTGATCACCCAGCTTCGTCCGGCGTCCGACAGGCCCAGTTCGTTCTGAATTCTCGGCAGTGCGAAAACGACCACCGGGCCGTCCATTGTGGCCATCAGTTGGACGCCGCCGATCGCGGAAACCGCGCCGATGAAGCGTCGGGAACGCATCCACGGTGGGATACGCCGTCCTGCTTCAGGCAGCGTGGCGGGCTCGGCCGGCATCGGGTCGCTCATTCCGCGCGTTGTGTCGTCTACTCAGGAAGATGGCGGCGCCCAACATAGGGAGTCCGCCGTAGCGAGCACGCTAGCAGCAGGGGGGCGCCGCTCAGTCGTCGTTTGGTGAGGAAACTCGCCGTGGTGGGCTACTCGTAGCAAAAGGTGGTCCCCCAGCGCTGCCGATGTTCAATGCCGATTGACAGCCGGCTCCCAGACAAGCTCCGGGACAGCCATTGGTCACATTCGGTTAGCCTGTGAAACAGTTCACATGGCGGCATCGGCATGGTTAACTCTCGTAACGATTGGGTCGGGTTCTTCACAGCGGTGCTGGTCGGCGGTGACCTGAAGCACCACTCACGTGTGACGGTCACCACGGTCGCGGTAGCGTGGTGCTTCGCAACACAACGAGTTGTCGCACGTTGGACCCGGCTGGCACGGCATCGGTGTCGGAAACCGGCGGAAAGGTGGAACGGTGGACGCGGTGGTCGAAGGCGGATTGCCCGACGTGGAGCCACCCCACTCCGATTTCACCGGTACGGACCCCGAGGATGCCAGCAAAGTGGCTAGCCCCACACGCAAATTTGGCCGACGCCCCCGCCAGCCGGCCGCTGAGCAAGCCGCACCGAACACCCGGCCCCGAAATCGCAGAGGCTCGGGGTCGCGTCTGTTTGCAGTGTTGCGGCGGTTGTGGATTCCGCTCGTGGTGCTCGCCGTGGTCGGCGCCGGCGGGTTCACGGTGTCACGGCTGCACGGCATCTTCGGCTCGCAGAAGGAAGTCACGTACGGCGACACCAGGACCGACGCGGCCAAGCCGATCAACCCCAAGTATCTCAAGTACGAGATCTGGGGTCCGCCCGGAACGGTGGCACAGATCAGCTACTTCAACGAGAACGGCGACCCACAGTTCATCCAGGGAGTGAGCCTGCCATGGACGTTCTCCTTCCCCATGGTCGGCGCGGCAGGAATCGGAAGTGTCGCCGCCCAAGGTGACAGTGACAGCATCGGTTGCCGCATCACGGTCGGCGACGAGGTCAAGGCCGAGAAGGTCACCAATCATGAGGTGAGTTCCTTCGTGTCTTGCATGCTGAAGGCCGCATGAGCAACCACCAGCTGCAGAACCGCCAGCCGTTTGTGGCTCGGACGCTCCACCGCTTCGCCGTACCCGTCATCCTGGCGTGGATCGGGCTGGTCTTCGTCTTGGGCCTGACAGTGCCCACCCTCGAGCAGGTTTCGGCCGAACATTCGGTGTCGCTGAATCCCGACGACGCGCCCGCCTTCATCGCCCAGAAACGGATCGCAGAGGCTTTCAAGCAGACCGATCAGGGCAGCATGGCGTTCCTCGTCTTGGAGGGGCAACAGCCCCTCGGCCAGGAAGCCCACGACTATTACGACCGCCTGATTCGTCAGATGGAAGACGATTCGGCGCACGTGAAGCGCATCCAGAACTTCTGGGGAGATGAACTCACCAGGGCCGCGGCGGAAAGCTCGGATGGGAAGGCGGCGTACGCCCAGATATCCGTGGCCGGTAACCCAGGCGAGGCCCAGGCCAACGATTCGATCGCGGCCATCCAGCGCATCGTCGCGCAGACTCCTGCGCCTCCCGGCATCAAGGCCTACGTCACCGGCCCGGCCGCAATCGTCGCCGATATGGCCAAAAGCGGCGACAGCACGGTGCTCCTCGTTACCGCGGTCAGCGTCGGGGTCATCTGCATCACTTTGCTCTTCGTCTATCGCTCGATCCTCACCGTGTTTCTGCTGCTGTTCGTCGTCGGCATCGAGTTGCAAGTGGCCCGCGGGATCGTCGCCTTCCTCGGCCATATCGGAGTCATCGGTCTGACCACGTTCGCCGTGAACCTGTTGGTATCACTGGTGATCGCGGCCGGAACCGACTACGGAATCTTCTTCGTCGGCCGCTATCAGGAGGCGCGCCAGGCCGGTGAGGATCGGGAAGCTGCGTACTACACGGCGTACCACAGCGTCGCCAAGGTGGTGCTGGCCTCGGGATTGACGATCGCCGGAGCGGTGCTCTGCCTGAGCTTGGCCCGGCTGCCGTTCTTCAAGGTCTTGGGTGTGCCATGTGCGGTCGGCATCGTGGTCGCCGTCGCGGTCGCCACGACACTGTTCCCTGCCCTGCTTGCCGCCGGCGGACGGTTCGGCCTTTTCGACCCCAAGCGGATACTCAAGGTCCGTGGCTGGCGACGTGTCGGAACCGCGATCGTCCGTTGGCCGGGACCGATCCTGGTCGCGTCATTGGCCGTCGCCCTCGTCGGCTTACTGACCTTGCCCGGCTTCAAACCGAGCTACAACGATCAGAACTATCTGCCGAGGAACATCCCCGCCACTCTCGGGCTGGAGGCCGCGCAGCGACACTTCCCACCGTCGGCCATGAAGTCCCCTGAGATCCTGATGGTGCAGTCCGATCACGATCTGCGCAATCCCGCCGATTTCCTGATCCTCAACAAGCTGGCCAAGGCGGTTCTCGCCGTACCGGGTATCTCCAAGGTGCAGTCGGTGACCAGGCCTCAGGGAACCCCGATCGCCCACACGACGATTCCCTACCTGCTCAGCATGCAACAGGCCGGCCAGCAGCAATTCATGCAATTTCAGAAAATCCGCATGGACGACCTACTCAAGCAGGCCGACATGCTGGGCGACACCATCACCATCATGGAGCGCATGTTCGCGATCATGCAGCAGTTGGTCGCCACAACGCACAACATGGTGATCAAGACGCATGAAATGCAGGAAATCACCAACGAATTGCGCGATCACATCTCGGATTTCGAAGATTTCTGGCGGCCCATTCGCAATTACTTCTACTGGGAACCGCACTGCTACGACATCCCGCTGTGCTATTCGATCAGATCTATTTTCGACACCCTCGACGGCGTCAGCGCACTCACCGACAAGCTCGGTGAAATGGTCAACGAACTCGACAAACTTGATGCGCTGATGCCGCAGCTTGTCGCGCAGTTCCCCGAGATGCTCACGATCATGAAGAGCATGCGGACCATGCTGCTGACGATGCACAGCACCATGTCCGGTGTCTTCGGCCAGATGGACGATGGCACCAATAATTCAACCGCGATGGGCAAGGCCTTCGATAGCGCCCAGAACGACGATTCGTTCTACCTCCCGCCCGACGTCTTCAAGAACAAAGACTTCAAGCGGGTGATGGACATCTTCATGTCGCCCGACGGCGCCTCATCTCAAATGCTGATTTCGCAGAAAGGCGACCCCTCGACACCCGCGGGCATGGCCCAAGTGGATGCGATCAAGAGCGCGGCCGAGGAGGCCCTCAAGGGCACCCCACTGGAGGGCGCTCAGATATTCCTCACCGGCACCGCGGCGGGGACCAAAGATATCGTCGAAGGCTCGGAATACGACCTGATGATCGCGGTCGTCGCTGCGATCTGCCTGATCTTCATAGTCATGTTGATGATGACGCGAAGCCTGATTGCCGCCCTGGTGATCGTCGGCACCGTATTGATCTCGCTGGGTGCGTCTTTCGGGCTCTCCGTGTTCGTGTGGCAATACCTGCTCGGCGTCCAAATTCACTGGGCAGTGCTGGTGATGTCGGTGATCATCCTGTTGGCGGTGGGATCCGACTACAACCTGTTGTTGGTCGCGCGCATGAAAGAGGAAATCGGCGCCGGTATCAACACCGGAATCATCCGGGCCATGGGCGGTACCGGCAAGGTCGTGACGAATGCGGGCCTGGTGTTCGCCTTCACGATGATGTCCATGCTCGTCAGCGACT
Encoded here:
- a CDS encoding MMPL/RND family transporter, with protein sequence MSNHQLQNRQPFVARTLHRFAVPVILAWIGLVFVLGLTVPTLEQVSAEHSVSLNPDDAPAFIAQKRIAEAFKQTDQGSMAFLVLEGQQPLGQEAHDYYDRLIRQMEDDSAHVKRIQNFWGDELTRAAAESSDGKAAYAQISVAGNPGEAQANDSIAAIQRIVAQTPAPPGIKAYVTGPAAIVADMAKSGDSTVLLVTAVSVGVICITLLFVYRSILTVFLLLFVVGIELQVARGIVAFLGHIGVIGLTTFAVNLLVSLVIAAGTDYGIFFVGRYQEARQAGEDREAAYYTAYHSVAKVVLASGLTIAGAVLCLSLARLPFFKVLGVPCAVGIVVAVAVATTLFPALLAAGGRFGLFDPKRILKVRGWRRVGTAIVRWPGPILVASLAVALVGLLTLPGFKPSYNDQNYLPRNIPATLGLEAAQRHFPPSAMKSPEILMVQSDHDLRNPADFLILNKLAKAVLAVPGISKVQSVTRPQGTPIAHTTIPYLLSMQQAGQQQFMQFQKIRMDDLLKQADMLGDTITIMERMFAIMQQLVATTHNMVIKTHEMQEITNELRDHISDFEDFWRPIRNYFYWEPHCYDIPLCYSIRSIFDTLDGVSALTDKLGEMVNELDKLDALMPQLVAQFPEMLTIMKSMRTMLLTMHSTMSGVFGQMDDGTNNSTAMGKAFDSAQNDDSFYLPPDVFKNKDFKRVMDIFMSPDGASSQMLISQKGDPSTPAGMAQVDAIKSAAEEALKGTPLEGAQIFLTGTAAGTKDIVEGSEYDLMIAVVAAICLIFIVMLMMTRSLIAALVIVGTVLISLGASFGLSVFVWQYLLGVQIHWAVLVMSVIILLAVGSDYNLLLVARMKEEIGAGINTGIIRAMGGTGKVVTNAGLVFAFTMMSMLVSDLTSIGQVGTTIGLGLLFDTLVVRAFMTPSIAALLGRWFWWPQQVRPRPASSMLRSTGPRPLVRALLTGQQQ